The Candidatus Poribacteria bacterium nucleotide sequence GTCGAATGGGAAGTGCGACTGCCGACGGAGTGGGAGTGGCAATGGGCGGCTCAGGGAGGAGCTCAGAAGAGGGCGTACCCATGGGGCGAATGGCAAGGAGGCCGCGCGAACACATGGGACGCACGTGTTGGGCGGACAATGCCTGTAGGGTCGTATCCGGATGGAGCGGCGGTCTGCGGCGCGCTGGACATGTGCGGGAACGTGGAAGAGTGGTGCCTCAACAAATGGAACTCCCCCTACGATACGGTAGTCGATGCAACAGACGAATCTAGGACGCTGCGGGGAGGGTCGTTCAGCGACGGCCAGTTCGGCACCGCCTCGTCGTTCGGCCACGACGCCCCCCCGAACAAATGGCGCAACTCTTTCACCGGGTTTCGAGTTGGGTTGTTCGCCCCTCTCTGATTCTCTGGTATCTCTGGACTCTGGAGACGAAAACGGGCGGCACAGCATCCCTATTCATACAGTCCTCTCGTGCGCATTCTGCGCGGCACTTTCCGGGATGGCGGAGCCGGCAGCGGATGACGCGCTCTGCTACACGTCCGATCTGTTCCCGACGCTCTGCGAGCTCGCCGACATCGACGTCCCAGACGGCAACGAGGGCAAAAGCCTTTTACCTGCGCGGAGAGCCGTTCGACGGGCGGGAGACGATCTTCTCGGCGTACTCGCGGGGTCAGCGGATGGTGCGGGATCGGCGGCACAAGCTGATCGAGTACTGCGTCGAGGGCGTCCGCACGACGCAGCTCTTCGATCTGGACGCGGACCCGCTGGAGATGCGGAACCTCGCCGACGATCCGGCGGAACGCGGGGCGCTCGCGCGTCTGCGCGACGAGCTTCGGACGTGGCGGGCGAGAGTGGACGATCCGGTCGTGTGGTAACGGTTCACGGGGTGGCATGAGCGGCACGGGGAGTTCGAGGAGAAGTCTGTCGTGGAGAAGCGCGATTTCGCCATCGCGGAGGTCTGGCGCGAGTCGCTGGAGATCCTCCGAAGCCCCGGAATGCTGTTGGCGTCGTCGGACTCCAAGGGCGTGCCGAACGTCATGACGATCGGGTGGGCGACGCTCGGAATCGTCTGGGCGCGTCCGATCCTGACCGTGCTGGTGCGTCCGTCGCGGTTCACCTACCCGCTCATCGAGGAGGTGGGCGACTTCACGGTGAACGTGCCGGATCGGAGCATGGAGGAGGCGGTTCACTACTGCGGCACGGTGTCCGGTCGAGCCGAGGACAAGTTCGAAGGGAGCGGGCTGACGGCGACGCCGTCGCGCCACGTGTGCAGCCCGGTCATCGAGGAGTGCCTGCTGC carries:
- a CDS encoding DUF4976 domain-containing protein — translated: MAQLFHRVSSWVVRPSLILWYLWTLETKTGGTASLFIQSSRAHSARHFPGWRSRQRMTRSATRPICSRRSASSPTSTSQTATRAKAFYLRGEPFDGRETIFSAYSRGQRMVRDRRHKLIEYCVEGVRTTQLFDLDADPLEMRNLADDPAERGALARLRDELRTWRARVDDPVVW
- a CDS encoding flavin reductase family protein, with protein sequence MEKRDFAIAEVWRESLEILRSPGMLLASSDSKGVPNVMTIGWATLGIVWARPILTVLVRPSRFTYPLIEEVGDFTVNVPDRSMEEAVHYCGTVSGRAEDKFEGSGLTATPSRHVCSPVIEECLLHYECQVVHKHDLDPGTLTEAIQGQFYSQGDFHRVYYGEVLAVYGVDDFARRVGGMRL